One window of Hydrogenobacter sp. genomic DNA carries:
- a CDS encoding alkaline phosphatase D family protein has translation MLTRREFLEIAGLSISLLLLHPFVAISEESVEVFPQGIASGDPTQESILLWARIEPSVHARLSKNLKVYVLLEGKELYKEYEVPTNYISPMNDYTVRLKIRNLLPGRTYFYVFEYAGVKRMGRFKTLPDKEVDNYSIVFITCQNYEDGYYSAFRHIAEEEDIGFVLHLGDAIYECIYGAKIADRKLNLPSGQPCAIGLEDYRHLYRTYLSDPNYQIARAMHSFIYIWDDHEFANDYYYDYDRQYWVPVSYPESIRNNREFCLRLKRASIKAWYEYTPAVVKLSADSKNPLEWISIYRNFKVGNLAHLICTDERSYRQKQCPIRYRSPGCSTQITHTMLGEEQRKWFFSRLSERNFRWKIWANEVQFALSRIDGLYSSTDAWDGYIGERSRIIEFLKNENIDNLIVLTGDRHAFMASDIPEDFRPSYERVLGAEFMTGALSSINTSEAGWWKRDFPQYKTIEEITEVELTQNPWIRFLNQKTWGYSVLELSKEKVRVKFYSVDKYKKQAPKSLLASLSYERGRPLMLE, from the coding sequence ATGCTTACGAGGAGAGAGTTTTTAGAGATAGCTGGTTTATCTATCAGCCTCCTGCTACTCCATCCTTTTGTGGCTATTTCAGAAGAGAGCGTGGAGGTCTTTCCTCAAGGTATAGCAAGCGGAGACCCTACCCAAGAGAGCATCCTTCTTTGGGCGCGTATAGAGCCTTCTGTACATGCGAGGTTGTCTAAGAACCTAAAGGTGTATGTACTGTTAGAAGGAAAAGAACTGTATAAGGAGTATGAAGTGCCTACAAATTACATAAGCCCGATGAACGACTATACAGTTAGGTTAAAGATAAGAAACCTGCTACCCGGCAGAACTTACTTTTATGTGTTTGAGTATGCAGGGGTAAAGAGAATGGGAAGGTTCAAAACTTTACCCGATAAGGAAGTGGATAACTATTCCATAGTCTTTATAACCTGTCAGAACTACGAAGATGGATATTATTCAGCCTTTAGACATATCGCGGAGGAAGAAGATATTGGTTTTGTTCTGCACCTTGGGGACGCCATATACGAGTGCATCTACGGAGCAAAGATAGCTGATAGAAAACTAAACCTTCCATCTGGGCAACCATGTGCCATAGGCTTAGAAGACTACCGCCATCTCTACAGAACTTACCTTTCTGACCCTAACTATCAGATAGCGCGCGCTATGCATTCTTTCATATACATATGGGACGACCACGAGTTTGCAAACGACTACTACTATGACTACGATAGGCAGTATTGGGTACCTGTTAGCTATCCTGAAAGCATAAGAAATAATAGAGAGTTTTGTTTAAGGCTAAAAAGAGCTTCCATTAAAGCGTGGTACGAATACACACCTGCGGTGGTAAAATTAAGCGCTGACAGTAAGAATCCTCTTGAATGGATAAGCATATACAGGAATTTCAAAGTAGGAAACCTCGCTCATCTTATATGCACCGACGAACGCTCATACCGGCAAAAGCAGTGTCCTATCAGGTATAGGTCTCCCGGTTGTTCAACACAGATAACTCACACAATGCTGGGAGAGGAACAGAGAAAATGGTTCTTTAGTAGGCTTTCCGAAAGAAACTTTCGCTGGAAAATTTGGGCTAATGAGGTACAGTTTGCTCTTTCAAGGATAGATGGTTTGTATAGTAGTACAGATGCATGGGATGGCTACATAGGTGAAAGAAGCAGGATAATAGAGTTTTTAAAGAATGAAAACATAGATAACCTCATAGTCTTGACGGGTGATAGACATGCCTTTATGGCTTCAGACATTCCAGAAGACTTCAGACCTAGTTATGAAAGGGTTTTAGGAGCTGAGTTCATGACAGGTGCCTTATCCTCTATAAACACTTCAGAAGCAGGCTGGTGGAAGAGAGATTTTCCTCAGTATAAAACTATAGAAGAAATCACAGAGGTGGAATTAACTCAAAACCCTTGGATAAGGTTCTTAAATCAGAAGACGTGGGGATATTCTGTGCTTGAGCTTAGTAAAGAAAAGGTACGTGTTAAGTTTTATTCAGTCGATAAGTATAAAAAACAAGCTCCCAAAAGCTTACTTGCAAGTCTCAGCTATGAGAGAGGCAGACCCTTAATGTTAGAATAA